The following are from one region of the Bacillus methanolicus MGA3 genome:
- a CDS encoding S1 domain-containing RNA-binding protein, with protein MSIEVGSKLQGKVTGITNFGAFVELPEGSTGLVHISEVADNYVKDINDHLKVGDEVEVKVINVEKDGKIGLSIKKAKEGSEQTKPQHSYSPRSRQGGPRQGRTNDNRNNSRAESFESKMARFLKDSEDRLSSLKRHTESKRGGRGARRG; from the coding sequence ATGTCAATCGAAGTAGGCAGCAAGTTGCAAGGAAAGGTCACTGGCATCACTAATTTCGGAGCGTTTGTGGAGCTGCCAGAAGGCTCAACAGGTCTTGTTCATATCAGTGAGGTCGCAGATAATTATGTTAAGGATATTAATGACCATTTAAAAGTTGGAGACGAAGTTGAAGTTAAGGTTATTAATGTTGAAAAAGATGGAAAGATTGGCTTATCCATTAAAAAGGCAAAAGAAGGAAGCGAACAGACTAAACCACAACATTCTTATTCGCCTCGCTCACGTCAAGGCGGCCCGCGTCAAGGGAGAACAAACGATAACCGGAATAATAGCAGAGCCGAATCCTTCGAATCAAAAATGGCTCGTTTCTTAAAGGACAGTGAAGATCGTTTATCGTCTTTAAAGCGTCATACTGAATCAAAACGCGGAGGAAGAGGAGCCAGACGTGGTTAA
- the spoIIE gene encoding stage II sporulation protein E has protein sequence MQKAERNLIEPIGEVNFERPKLELAKILHKFQVKLEYIFIKKGYLLLFIGFLLGRALILAKLTPFSLPFFAAVYFLRRDRAPLALIGLVGGAATLSLKIAAVTFVVVFLFLFCFRISKKWLKNEMKALPFYVFSILLIGKTAESFVFSGQVTLYDGMMSGIEASLGFILTLIFLQSIPLLTITKRRQSLKTEEIVCLIIMLASIMTGTIGWSVYDLSVEHIMSRYLVLLFSFVAGATVGSTVGVVTGLIFSLANVSSFYHMSLLAFAGLLGGLLKEGKKTGVAIGLFIATLLIGMYGEGSGTLTKTLLESTSAVLLFFLTPTILTSKLAVYIPGTPEYAAEQQQYMRKMRDVTAQRVAQFSNVFQALSKSFTSLDQVEADEDSNDRELDYFLSNVTEKTCQTCFKKEHCWTRNFNTTYDYMKEIMHEIEEGSGAVSQKLYRDWEKHCTRSKKVLEVIQQELTFYHANQRLKKQVQESRKLVADQLLGVSEVMEDFAKEIQRERENHYKQEEHILEALQSFGIQIEHVEIYNLEQGNVDIEMTIPNCRGHGECEKLIAPMLSDILGETIVVNTEECSTVPNEFCYVTFRSAKAYTVETGVAYAAKDGGLVSGDSYSTIELGFGKYAIAISDGMGNGERAHYESKETLQLLQKILQSGIEEKVAIKSVNSVLSLRTTDEIFSTLDLAMIDLQNASAKFLKIGSAPSFIKRDSKIIKIDSSNLPIGILQDFEVDVVSEQLKAGDLLIMMSDGVFEGPKHVENYDFWMKRKIQELQTDDPQQIADLIMEEVIRSRAGFIEDDMTVVVAKIKHNTPKWASIPVQAYKERA, from the coding sequence GTGCAAAAGGCAGAACGGAATTTAATCGAACCGATTGGAGAAGTAAATTTTGAACGGCCCAAATTGGAATTGGCAAAGATCCTTCATAAATTTCAAGTGAAACTGGAATATATCTTTATAAAAAAGGGTTATCTTTTGTTGTTTATTGGTTTTTTGCTTGGAAGAGCATTAATATTGGCAAAGTTAACTCCATTTAGCCTCCCGTTTTTTGCTGCTGTGTATTTTTTAAGAAGAGACAGAGCGCCGCTCGCACTAATTGGATTAGTTGGGGGTGCTGCTACACTATCATTAAAAATCGCGGCTGTTACTTTTGTAGTTGTTTTTCTCTTTCTTTTTTGTTTTCGCATTTCAAAGAAATGGCTGAAAAATGAAATGAAAGCTCTTCCTTTTTACGTTTTTTCGATCTTGCTGATCGGAAAAACTGCAGAAAGCTTCGTTTTTTCTGGACAAGTTACTCTATATGACGGGATGATGTCTGGTATAGAGGCAAGCCTTGGTTTTATCCTGACCTTAATTTTTTTGCAAAGCATTCCATTATTAACGATAACCAAACGCCGGCAATCTTTAAAAACGGAAGAAATTGTTTGTCTAATTATTATGCTTGCTTCTATTATGACAGGTACAATTGGCTGGTCTGTCTATGATTTATCTGTCGAACATATCATGTCCAGGTATCTTGTTTTATTATTTTCGTTTGTAGCTGGTGCAACTGTAGGATCGACGGTTGGGGTAGTTACTGGCTTAATATTTAGTCTTGCTAATGTTTCGAGTTTTTATCATATGAGTCTTCTTGCGTTTGCGGGGCTTTTGGGAGGCCTTTTGAAAGAAGGGAAAAAGACTGGTGTCGCAATCGGTCTTTTCATTGCTACATTACTAATTGGCATGTATGGCGAAGGTAGCGGAACATTGACAAAAACTTTGCTTGAATCAACTTCCGCAGTATTGTTATTCTTTCTTACACCAACTATTTTAACTTCCAAGCTGGCAGTATATATTCCTGGAACACCGGAATACGCAGCTGAACAGCAGCAATATATGAGAAAAATGCGTGATGTGACTGCGCAAAGAGTAGCCCAGTTTTCTAATGTATTTCAAGCGTTATCAAAAAGCTTTACTTCTTTAGACCAGGTAGAGGCAGATGAAGATTCAAACGACCGTGAATTGGATTATTTTTTGAGTAATGTTACTGAAAAAACATGCCAGACATGTTTTAAGAAAGAACATTGCTGGACAAGAAACTTTAATACAACATATGACTACATGAAAGAAATTATGCATGAGATTGAAGAAGGTTCGGGAGCCGTTTCGCAAAAGTTGTACCGTGACTGGGAAAAGCATTGTACTCGTTCAAAAAAAGTATTGGAAGTTATACAACAGGAATTAACCTTTTATCATGCTAATCAAAGGCTGAAAAAACAAGTTCAAGAAAGCCGTAAATTAGTAGCAGACCAATTGCTTGGTGTTTCAGAAGTTATGGAGGATTTTGCAAAGGAAATACAAAGAGAAAGAGAAAACCATTATAAACAAGAAGAGCATATCCTTGAAGCGCTCCAATCATTTGGCATACAAATCGAACATGTTGAAATTTACAACTTGGAGCAAGGAAATGTGGATATTGAAATGACCATACCAAACTGCCGCGGACATGGGGAATGTGAAAAACTCATTGCTCCAATGCTTTCGGACATCCTTGGAGAAACGATAGTCGTGAATACTGAAGAATGCTCAACAGTCCCGAACGAATTTTGCTATGTTACGTTTCGGTCAGCGAAAGCTTACACAGTGGAAACCGGAGTAGCTTATGCTGCAAAGGATGGTGGGCTCGTTTCAGGAGACAGTTACTCGACGATCGAATTAGGGTTTGGCAAGTATGCAATTGCAATTAGCGACGGAATGGGCAATGGAGAACGGGCACATTATGAAAGCAAAGAAACACTCCAATTACTGCAAAAGATTCTTCAATCAGGCATCGAAGAAAAAGTGGCAATTAAATCCGTTAATTCTGTGTTATCGCTCAGAACGACGGACGAAATATTTTCCACTCTTGATTTAGCAATGATTGATTTGCAAAATGCTTCCGCAAAGTTTTTGAAAATTGGTTCAGCTCCAAGTTTTATAAAAAGAGACAGCAAGATTATAAAGATTGATTCAAGCAATTTGCCAATAGGAATTTTACAGGATTTTGAAGTTGATGTCGTTAGTGAACAGCTCAAAGCAGGGGATCTATTGATCATGATGAGCGACGGAGTATTTGAAGGTCCTAAACATGTCGAAAACTATGATTTTTGGATGAAGCGAAAAATTCAAGAATTACAAACAGACGATCCTCAACAAATTGCGGACTTAATCATGGAAGAAGTCATTCGGTCAAGAGCAGGCTTTATTGAAGACGATATGACCGTGGTTGTAGCAAAAATAAAGCATAATACGCCAAAGTGGGCTTCCATTCCAGTTCAAGCATATAAGGAAAGAGCTTAA
- a CDS encoding FtsB family cell division protein, with product MSAVGKRNIAKIETTYSRKLEKAEISANRRRKLLIRRLTVFFIFAAAVSFVMISTLVSQASILEEKQKEKRALEEKLSDLKKRQNVLQEEIVKLNDDDYIAKLARRDYFLSENNEIIFNLPKEKKEKTSVK from the coding sequence GTGAGTGCAGTAGGAAAACGCAACATTGCAAAAATTGAAACAACGTATTCCCGAAAGCTGGAAAAGGCTGAAATCTCGGCAAACCGCAGACGTAAACTGCTGATTAGGCGTCTCACCGTCTTTTTTATCTTTGCTGCAGCTGTGTCTTTTGTGATGATCTCAACTCTTGTATCCCAAGCCTCCATCCTTGAAGAAAAACAAAAAGAAAAGAGAGCTCTTGAAGAAAAACTATCTGACCTCAAAAAAAGGCAGAATGTGCTGCAAGAGGAAATTGTTAAATTAAACGATGACGACTATATAGCAAAACTTGCCAGGAGAGATTATTTCCTATCTGAGAATAATGAAATTATCTTTAATTTGCCAAAAGAGAAAAAGGAAAAAACATCCGTAAAGTAG
- a CDS encoding protein kinase domain-containing protein has protein sequence MMNNSLKNRFKVVPGTIIEGKWHRNRYTIVKELGYGANGTVFLAKAGNKHVALKLSDNGMSIISEGNVLKSFAKVQGSALGPSLLDVDDWETKSGKISFYAMEYIHGPDLLTFIQTKGQSWISILILQLLSDLGKLHNNGWVFGDLKPDNLIVTGPPPKIRCIDVGGTTVHGRAIKEFTEFYDRGYWGLGTRKADPQYDLFAVGMILMNIAYPKRFMKQSGGLQQLRAAIRKKQELHKYEDIILRALKGQYLTAEEMRIDLLKVMGVGRSKRDERQPVSASGRRHYPQQNSRRTMKKQKKRSRFVETILIVFVISLLYILYIFGQIF, from the coding sequence ATGATGAACAATTCTTTGAAGAATCGATTTAAAGTAGTCCCAGGTACGATTATTGAAGGGAAATGGCACAGGAATCGTTATACGATTGTAAAAGAATTGGGATATGGCGCTAACGGGACTGTTTTTTTAGCGAAAGCCGGTAATAAACATGTGGCTTTAAAATTGAGTGACAATGGAATGTCGATTATATCCGAGGGAAATGTCTTAAAATCTTTTGCAAAGGTCCAGGGATCTGCCCTTGGACCTTCTTTACTGGATGTCGATGACTGGGAAACGAAAAGCGGAAAAATCTCTTTTTATGCAATGGAATATATTCATGGGCCTGATTTGCTTACGTTCATTCAAACGAAAGGGCAATCGTGGATAAGCATCTTAATTCTTCAGCTTCTGTCTGATCTAGGGAAATTGCATAACAACGGATGGGTGTTTGGAGATTTGAAACCCGATAATCTTATTGTGACTGGACCGCCGCCGAAAATTCGCTGTATTGATGTTGGAGGAACAACGGTTCATGGAAGGGCCATAAAAGAGTTTACCGAATTTTATGACAGAGGCTATTGGGGTCTTGGTACGAGAAAAGCTGATCCCCAATATGATTTATTTGCAGTGGGCATGATTTTAATGAATATAGCTTATCCTAAACGGTTTATGAAACAATCTGGCGGACTCCAACAGCTTAGGGCTGCAATTCGGAAAAAACAAGAATTACATAAATATGAAGACATCATTTTAAGAGCACTTAAAGGACAATATTTGACTGCAGAGGAAATGCGTATTGATTTGTTAAAAGTGATGGGAGTTGGAAGATCAAAACGTGATGAAAGACAGCCAGTATCTGCTTCCGGGCGACGGCATTATCCACAACAAAACAGCCGGCGTACCATGAAAAAGCAAAAAAAACGCAGCAGATTTGTTGAAACGATTCTAATTGTTTTTGTTATTTCACTGCTCTACATTTTATATATATTTGGGCAAATTTTTTAA
- a CDS encoding VWA domain-containing protein, which yields MVTSFKTEGSLMKAGTLRQILLITDGCSNHGDDPVAMAALAREQGISVNVIGVMEHDVIDERGMMEIENIALSGGGVSQVVYAQQLSQTVQMVTRKAMTQTLQGVVNRELQQILGGSQTIEDLPPEKRGEVMEVVDELGETVELELLILVDTSASMKHKLPTVKEALLDLSLSLNARLGDNRYSLLIFPGKKNDVEKLLDWTPKLESLTSIFPKLTTGGITPTGPAIREALSAFKKKRSLRSLLSSDDEQFFEESI from the coding sequence ATGGTAACATCTTTTAAAACGGAGGGAAGCCTAATGAAAGCAGGGACGTTAAGGCAAATCTTACTGATAACGGATGGATGTTCAAATCATGGGGATGATCCTGTTGCGATGGCAGCATTAGCCCGTGAACAGGGAATAAGCGTGAATGTTATTGGAGTTATGGAGCATGATGTGATTGACGAACGGGGAATGATGGAAATAGAGAATATCGCTTTATCTGGCGGGGGCGTCAGCCAGGTTGTGTATGCCCAGCAGCTTTCACAGACCGTTCAAATGGTTACAAGAAAAGCAATGACACAAACACTTCAAGGTGTTGTAAATCGTGAACTTCAACAAATTCTTGGAGGATCTCAAACAATAGAAGATCTGCCTCCCGAAAAAAGAGGCGAAGTAATGGAAGTGGTGGATGAGCTAGGTGAAACAGTTGAATTGGAATTGTTGATTCTTGTCGATACAAGTGCGAGTATGAAACATAAACTTCCTACAGTAAAAGAGGCTTTGCTTGACTTGTCTCTAAGCCTGAATGCCCGTTTGGGGGATAACCGGTATTCATTATTAATATTTCCCGGGAAAAAAAATGATGTCGAAAAATTGCTTGATTGGACTCCAAAGCTCGAATCTTTGACAAGTATTTTCCCAAAGTTAACAACCGGAGGGATTACACCTACTGGACCGGCAATCCGTGAAGCGTTAAGTGCCTTTAAGAAAAAACGTTCGTTAAGGAGTTTGCTTTCTAGTGATGATGAACAATTCTTTGAAGAATCGATTTAA